The following nucleotide sequence is from Coleofasciculaceae cyanobacterium.
TCCAATAGTAGGGGTAATTGACGGCTTCCGCTGGGCAATTTTGGGTAAAGATTTTCAGATTTACTGGCAAGGCTTTAGTCTTTCAATACTACTGGTATTTGTATTATTAATTAGCGGCATCTGGTATTTTCGAAAAATGGAACGTACTTTTGCTGATATCATTTGATGGGGAAATAGCAGTAATGAGTGAGCCAATTATTCAAGTAGAAAATTTAGGCAAAAAATATATTATTGGTCATAAGGTTGGTGGTGCAATTCAAGGTAGTTTTCCGACATTTCGAGATCGCATTGCTGAGACAACAGGCTGGCTGAAAAACCAAGCAATTTCGAGATTAACGGATAAAAAAGTTGCTAGTCCTGCTGACGAAGAATTTTGGGCTTTAAAAGATCTATCCTTTGAAATTAAAAGAGGAGAGCGTGTTGGCATTATTGGTCGAAACGGCGCAGGAAAATCAACCTTATTAAAGGTTTTAAGCCGAATTACCGAACCTACAACTGGACGAATTAATCTCAACGGCAGAGTTGCCAGTTTATTAGAAGTGGGAACAGGATTTCATCCAGAATTAACTGGACGTGAAAATATCTATCTTAACGGTGCAGTTCTAGGAATGAGCAAAGTAGAGATTAAGCGCAAATTTGATGAAATTGTCGATTTTGCAGAAGTTGAAAATTTTTTAGATACACCTGTTAAACGATATTCTTCAGGAATGTACGTACGTCTTGCTTTTGCAGTGGCTGCTCACTTAGAACCTGAGATTTTGATTGTAGATGAAGTTTTAGCAGTTGGAGATATTCAATTTCAAAAAAAATGTTTGGGCAAAATGGAAAATCTTTCCGAAAGTAACGGACGAACGTTACTATTTGTCAGTCATAACATGGACGCAATTCAAAGGTTATGTTCTCGATGTCTGATGATGGAAAATGGACGATTAGTGATTGATAATGATACTTCTGATGCGATTAAAAAATATATATCACAAAATTCCTATCAAGCCACACCAAACCAGTGGATCGATCTGACAAATGTCAGTCGTCAAGGAACAGGAGAGGCTCGGTTTGTTGCATTACAATATAGTAGCCTCAATTCAGAT
It contains:
- a CDS encoding polysaccharide ABC transporter ATP-binding protein, encoding MLISFDGEIAVMSEPIIQVENLGKKYIIGHKVGGAIQGSFPTFRDRIAETTGWLKNQAISRLTDKKVASPADEEFWALKDLSFEIKRGERVGIIGRNGAGKSTLLKVLSRITEPTTGRINLNGRVASLLEVGTGFHPELTGRENIYLNGAVLGMSKVEIKRKFDEIVDFAEVENFLDTPVKRYSSGMYVRLAFAVAAHLEPEILIVDEVLAVGDIQFQKKCLGKMENLSESNGRTLLFVSHNMDAIQRLCSRCLMMENGRLVIDNDTSDAIKKYISQNSYQATPNQWIDLTNVSRQGTGEARFVALQYSSLNSDVAYCPYTDGSLEFLLTIESEAETSVNSLAFTIYSQSGIKLVNADIATTGHKIDLKKGKNIIKFAIEKLSLNSGIYVLGLWLDKIGNSSGQNALDYIESAFEFEVFNLESEGFRASAVGFVPCQFTISKIT